In Planctomycetaceae bacterium, a single genomic region encodes these proteins:
- a CDS encoding pyruvate formate lyase family protein translates to MTERIKRLLAITLRSCGMHDPLAGELARQGDERAAGLSDILRQAHSLAHYYRHCTLVVADDELIVGGGLLNMLPPGKSGAVGELPAVPMTVEPHVQGSDPFMTQGLVRGAGNHTSVDYDTLLAAGFQGLIDHIDRRAARLSAEESPAGQGGMATRAAGRHGASDDKKEYLDALKIFATACRDLGRRYHDHALELAAKETRPARKAELEAIAANCQAATGAGPQTFWQACQCLWFGFYLLPDAPGRVDQYLWPFYQRETAAGTLTRERAGELIACLWMKYFQVHGFSTPNMARHHLTLGGLRGDGSDGATDLTDLCLEVFEELRIPSPQVGVRWHRGMRPQTLRRAVAALRSGTGSPGFCSDEQIVPALVALGVAVEDARDFAMSGCHEIIITGRAHMGSVECFLNMPKLIRIVLGLEPAFAPLPEIKLDSMDAIWRALTMQMERLALSMHDYSYARDQHAAQWVALQASLLTRDCIDNVKGFWQGGARYNFCNCDIIGAANLADSLAVIEQLVFIDRAVTLENLAAALADDWVGHETLRSRVLQRLPHFGNDDARADSIAARIITTFSDLIARHRPYRGGRYTLGTLAGVENMHISFGTVTGATPDGRKSGQTFASSLAPAPGRDTRGVTAMLNSVAALPHRLLPTSTTVNVKLDPSLLRDDEGIDKIAALIEGHFRAGGQHLQISMVNRAMLLEARRNPARYGDVMVRVAGYSAPFASLTPDIQDEILERTEHGL, encoded by the coding sequence GTGACCGAACGCATCAAACGCCTGCTAGCCATCACGCTGCGAAGCTGCGGCATGCACGACCCCCTCGCCGGCGAACTCGCCCGACAGGGCGACGAACGGGCCGCCGGGCTCAGCGACATCCTCCGCCAGGCCCATTCGCTGGCCCACTACTACCGCCACTGCACGCTGGTCGTTGCCGACGACGAACTGATCGTCGGCGGCGGGCTGCTCAACATGCTCCCGCCCGGAAAGAGCGGCGCCGTGGGCGAACTGCCCGCCGTGCCCATGACCGTCGAACCGCATGTCCAGGGCAGCGACCCGTTCATGACCCAGGGCCTCGTCCGCGGCGCGGGCAATCACACCTCCGTCGATTACGACACGCTGCTGGCCGCCGGGTTCCAGGGCCTCATCGACCACATCGACCGCCGCGCAGCGCGCCTGTCCGCCGAAGAATCGCCAGCCGGACAGGGTGGCATGGCGACACGCGCAGCGGGTCGCCATGGGGCATCTGACGACAAGAAGGAATACCTCGACGCGCTGAAGATCTTCGCCACGGCCTGCAGAGACCTGGGCCGGCGCTATCACGACCACGCCCTCGAATTGGCTGCCAAAGAAACCCGCCCCGCCCGCAAGGCGGAACTGGAAGCCATCGCCGCCAACTGTCAGGCCGCGACGGGCGCCGGTCCGCAAACCTTCTGGCAGGCGTGCCAGTGCCTGTGGTTCGGGTTCTATCTGCTGCCCGACGCGCCCGGGCGGGTCGACCAGTACCTCTGGCCGTTCTACCAGCGCGAGACGGCCGCAGGCACCCTGACGCGCGAGCGGGCCGGCGAGTTGATCGCCTGTCTGTGGATGAAGTATTTCCAGGTGCATGGTTTCAGCACGCCCAACATGGCCCGCCACCACCTGACCCTCGGCGGCCTGCGCGGCGACGGCAGCGACGGCGCCACCGACCTGACGGACCTGTGCCTGGAGGTGTTCGAAGAACTGCGAATCCCCAGCCCGCAGGTGGGCGTGCGCTGGCACCGCGGCATGAGGCCCCAGACGCTGCGCCGCGCGGTGGCGGCGTTGCGTAGCGGAACCGGCAGCCCGGGGTTCTGCTCGGATGAGCAGATCGTGCCGGCGCTGGTCGCCCTCGGCGTGGCGGTCGAAGACGCCCGCGACTTCGCCATGTCCGGCTGTCACGAGATCATCATCACCGGCAGAGCGCACATGGGGTCGGTCGAGTGCTTCCTCAACATGCCCAAGCTCATCCGCATCGTGCTGGGGCTCGAGCCGGCCTTTGCGCCGCTGCCGGAGATCAAACTCGACAGCATGGACGCGATCTGGCGGGCCTTGACGATGCAGATGGAACGCCTGGCGCTGTCGATGCACGACTACTCGTACGCCCGCGATCAGCATGCCGCCCAGTGGGTGGCCCTGCAGGCCTCGCTGCTGACCCGCGACTGCATCGACAATGTCAAAGGCTTCTGGCAGGGCGGCGCCCGGTACAACTTCTGCAACTGCGACATCATCGGCGCGGCCAACCTCGCCGACTCGCTGGCCGTCATCGAGCAACTGGTCTTCATCGACCGCGCCGTCACGCTCGAAAACCTCGCCGCCGCCCTCGCCGACGACTGGGTCGGCCACGAAACGCTTCGCAGCCGCGTCCTGCAGCGCCTGCCGCACTTCGGCAATGACGACGCGCGCGCCGATTCCATCGCCGCCCGCATCATCACCACCTTCTCAGACCTCATCGCCAGGCACCGCCCCTACCGCGGCGGCCGCTATACGCTGGGGACCCTGGCGGGAGTGGAGAATATGCACATCTCGTTCGGCACGGTCACCGGCGCCACCCCCGACGGCCGCAAGAGCGGGCAGACCTTCGCCTCGAGCCTCGCCCCGGCCCCCGGTCGCGACACCCGCGGCGTCACGGCCATGCTCAACTCCGTCGCCGCCCTGCCCCACCGCCTGCTGCCGACCTCGACGACGGTCAACGTCAAACTCGACCCGTCGCTGCTGCGCGACGACGAGGGCATCGACAAGATCGCGGCGCTGATCGAAGGGCACTTCCGAGCCGGCGGGCAGCACCTGCAGATCAGCATGGTCAACCGGGCGATGCTGCTGGAGGCCCGGCGGAACCCCGCCCGCTATGGCGACGTGATGGTCCGCGTCGCCGGCTACAGCGCCCCGTTCGCCTCGCTCACGCCCGACATCCAGGACGAAATTCTCGAGCGCACCGAGCACGGACTATGA